One segment of Amycolatopsis alba DSM 44262 DNA contains the following:
- a CDS encoding lysozyme yields MRTSRRVAIAVGSALLLLSSTVQASAAPSPEIMSIEQDLQQNDHTIGSQIRRVEGDTSTPDSKEKAARPQPEAGVLATVAGMDVASYQGNVDWANWWGQGKRFVWTKATEGTSYKNPYFAQQYNGSYGQGFIRGAYHFALPNVSGGAAQADFFINNGGGWSKDGKTLPGALDMEYNPYGATCYGLSQASMGAWIRAFHDRYQARTGRWPVIYTSTNWWNTCVGTSQNFGGTVPLWVARYASTVGALPNGWGFYTVWQYTSSPLDQNTFNGAYDRLQALANG; encoded by the coding sequence ATGCGCACTTCCCGAAGAGTCGCCATCGCCGTCGGTTCCGCGCTGCTCCTGCTCAGCAGCACGGTCCAGGCGTCGGCCGCCCCGTCCCCCGAGATCATGTCGATCGAACAGGATCTCCAGCAGAACGACCACACCATCGGATCGCAGATCCGGCGGGTGGAAGGTGACACCTCCACCCCGGACTCCAAGGAGAAAGCGGCCCGGCCGCAGCCTGAAGCCGGGGTTCTCGCGACTGTCGCGGGCATGGACGTCGCCAGCTACCAGGGCAATGTCGACTGGGCCAACTGGTGGGGTCAGGGCAAACGCTTCGTGTGGACGAAAGCCACCGAAGGCACGAGCTACAAGAACCCGTATTTCGCCCAGCAGTACAACGGCTCCTACGGCCAGGGCTTCATCCGCGGCGCGTACCACTTCGCCCTGCCCAACGTCTCCGGCGGCGCGGCGCAGGCGGACTTCTTCATCAACAACGGCGGGGGCTGGTCCAAGGACGGCAAGACCCTGCCCGGTGCGCTGGACATGGAGTACAACCCGTACGGCGCCACCTGCTACGGCCTGAGCCAGGCGTCCATGGGGGCATGGATCCGGGCGTTCCACGACCGCTACCAGGCACGCACCGGCCGCTGGCCCGTCATCTACACCTCGACGAACTGGTGGAACACCTGTGTCGGCACGTCGCAGAACTTCGGTGGCACGGTTCCGCTGTGGGTGGCGCGGTACGCGTCCACCGTGGGGGCTCTTCCCAACGGCTGGGGCTTCTACACCGTGTGGCAGTACACCTCCAGCCCGCTCGACCAGAACACCTTCAACGGGGCTTATGACCGCTTGCAGGCACTGGCCAACGGCTGA
- the purL gene encoding phosphoribosylformylglycinamidine synthase subunit PurL — translation MTSTDVDTTARAEATPEQTQPYVELGLADDEYARIREILGRRPTDAELAMYSVMWSEHCSYKSSKKHLRYFGETATPEMKEKMLAGIGENAGVVDIGEGWAVTFKVESHNHPSYVEPYQGAATGVGGIVRDIMAMGARPLAVADALRFGPADAADTRRVLPGVVAGVGGYGNCLGLPNIGGELVFDQSYSGNPLVNALCVGAMRVEDLHLAFASGKGNKIILFGARTGLDGIGGVSVLASDTFSGDESSGGRKKLPSVQVGDPFTEKVLIECCLELFAQKLVVGIQDLGGAGLSCATSELAAAGDGGMHIYLDRVPLRATGMTPAEVLSSESQERMCAVVSPENVEAFMKVCEKWDVIATDIGEVTDGEHLVITWDDEIVVDVPAHTVAHQGPVYDRPIQRPSTQDALQADTSAKLPRPSTSDELRADVLKLISSPNQASKEWVTSQYDRYVRGNTVSAQPSDSGVIRIDESTGRGVAVSTDCNSKFVFLDPYEGAKLALAEAYRNVATSGAKPVAVSDCLNFGAPTDPGVMWQFEQAVHGLADGCVELGIPVTGGNVSFFNQTGDVAILPTPVVGVLGVIDDVTRRIPTGIGAEAGETLLLLGETHDELDGSAWARELHGHLGGRPPKVDLAREKLLADILIAGSRDGMISAAHDISDGGLIQTLVETVLIGQCGARVFLDSEQDPFVQLFSESAGRVLVAVPRTEELRFTEMLTARGLPWRKTGVVDPESGSLELQDITEFTLDELRETWEKTLPALFD, via the coding sequence GTGACCAGCACCGACGTCGACACCACCGCACGCGCCGAGGCGACTCCCGAGCAGACCCAGCCGTACGTCGAACTCGGCCTCGCCGACGACGAGTACGCCCGGATCCGCGAGATCCTCGGCCGCCGTCCGACCGACGCCGAACTGGCGATGTATTCGGTGATGTGGAGCGAGCACTGCTCGTACAAGTCGTCGAAGAAGCACCTGCGCTACTTCGGCGAGACCGCCACTCCCGAGATGAAGGAGAAGATGCTCGCCGGTATCGGCGAGAACGCCGGCGTCGTCGACATCGGCGAAGGCTGGGCGGTCACCTTCAAGGTCGAGAGCCACAACCACCCGTCCTACGTGGAGCCGTACCAGGGCGCCGCGACCGGCGTCGGCGGCATCGTGCGCGACATCATGGCGATGGGCGCGCGCCCGCTCGCGGTGGCGGACGCGCTGCGCTTCGGCCCGGCCGACGCGGCCGACACCCGCCGCGTGCTGCCCGGTGTGGTCGCCGGTGTCGGCGGCTACGGCAACTGCCTCGGCCTGCCGAACATCGGCGGCGAGCTCGTGTTCGACCAGAGCTACTCCGGCAACCCGCTGGTCAACGCCCTGTGTGTCGGCGCGATGCGCGTCGAGGACCTGCACCTTGCCTTCGCCTCCGGCAAGGGCAACAAGATCATCCTGTTCGGCGCTCGCACCGGCCTCGACGGCATCGGCGGCGTGTCCGTGCTCGCGAGCGACACGTTCTCCGGGGACGAATCCTCGGGTGGTCGCAAGAAGCTGCCCAGCGTCCAGGTCGGCGACCCGTTCACCGAGAAGGTGCTCATCGAGTGCTGTCTCGAACTGTTCGCGCAGAAGCTCGTCGTCGGCATCCAGGACCTCGGCGGCGCCGGGCTCTCCTGCGCGACGTCGGAGCTCGCGGCGGCCGGTGACGGCGGCATGCACATCTACCTCGACCGGGTTCCCCTGCGCGCCACCGGGATGACCCCGGCGGAGGTGCTCTCCAGCGAGTCGCAGGAACGCATGTGCGCGGTCGTCTCGCCGGAGAACGTCGAGGCCTTCATGAAGGTCTGCGAGAAGTGGGACGTCATCGCCACCGACATCGGCGAGGTCACCGACGGCGAGCACCTGGTCATCACCTGGGACGACGAGATCGTCGTCGACGTCCCGGCGCACACCGTGGCGCACCAGGGCCCGGTGTACGACCGCCCGATCCAGCGACCGTCCACACAGGACGCCCTGCAGGCCGACACCTCGGCGAAGCTGCCGCGTCCGTCCACTTCGGACGAACTGCGCGCCGACGTGCTCAAGCTGATCTCGTCGCCGAACCAGGCGTCGAAGGAATGGGTGACCTCCCAGTACGACCGTTACGTGCGCGGCAACACCGTGTCCGCGCAGCCGTCGGACTCCGGTGTCATCCGGATCGACGAGTCGACCGGCCGCGGCGTCGCCGTCTCGACCGACTGCAACAGCAAGTTCGTCTTCCTCGACCCGTACGAGGGCGCGAAGCTCGCGCTGGCCGAGGCGTACCGCAACGTCGCCACCAGCGGCGCGAAGCCGGTCGCGGTGTCGGACTGCCTGAACTTCGGCGCGCCGACCGACCCCGGCGTGATGTGGCAGTTCGAGCAGGCCGTGCACGGTCTGGCCGACGGCTGCGTCGAACTCGGCATCCCGGTCACCGGCGGCAACGTCAGCTTCTTCAACCAGACCGGTGACGTGGCGATCCTGCCGACCCCGGTGGTCGGCGTGCTCGGCGTGATCGACGACGTCACCCGCCGCATCCCGACCGGGATCGGCGCCGAGGCCGGGGAAACCCTGCTGCTGCTCGGCGAGACCCACGACGAGCTGGACGGTTCCGCCTGGGCGCGCGAACTGCACGGCCACCTCGGCGGCCGCCCGCCCAAGGTCGACCTCGCCCGCGAGAAGCTGCTCGCCGACATCCTCATCGCCGGTTCCCGCGACGGCATGATCTCTGCCGCGCACGACATCTCCGACGGTGGCCTGATCCAGACGCTCGTCGAGACCGTCCTCATCGGACAGTGCGGTGCCCGTGTCTTCCTCGACTCGGAGCAGGACCCGTTCGTGCAGCTGTTCTCCGAGTCCGCGGGCCGGGTGCTGGTCGCCGTGCCGCGCACCGAGGAACTGCGGTTCACCGAGATGCTGACCGCGCGCGGCCTGCCGTGGCGCAAGACCGGTGTGGTGGACCCGGAGTCGGGCTCGCTCGAACTCCAGGACATCACCGAGTTCACGCTGGACGAGCTCCGCGAGACCTGGGAGAAGACCCTCCCGGCGCTGTTCGACTAA
- a CDS encoding sterol carrier family protein → MASSRSVDPAELRAAITAISPWLSGSGPDPARPELAAAVRLSLRTLASDAPGKSVEVRVPPFAAVQCVEGLRHTRGTPPNVVETDPRTWLELATGLLGWADAVETGRVTASGTRADLAHWLPLVRL, encoded by the coding sequence ATGGCCTCTTCGCGTTCGGTCGACCCCGCTGAGTTACGTGCCGCGATCACGGCGATCTCCCCTTGGTTGAGCGGATCCGGCCCGGATCCGGCGCGGCCCGAACTGGCCGCGGCGGTCCGGCTGAGCCTGCGGACGCTGGCCTCGGACGCGCCGGGGAAGAGTGTCGAAGTGCGGGTGCCGCCGTTCGCGGCTGTGCAGTGTGTCGAAGGATTGCGCCATACGCGCGGGACGCCGCCGAACGTCGTCGAAACGGATCCGCGCACGTGGCTGGAACTGGCGACCGGGCTGCTCGGCTGGGCCGACGCGGTCGAGACGGGACGGGTCACCGCCTCGGGGACGCGCGCCGATCTGGCCCACTGGCTGCCGCTGGTCCGCCTGTGA
- a CDS encoding lysozyme, with protein sequence MSRRVCSKGWGAVLAAGVLLLAQTPAVAREGGPRYDGAEEHYAGSQIALYEGVGVPVGPLYGGEAQTLGHDVSGHQGDVDWPGAARTGAKFVYVKATEGTGFVNPRFPQQYNGSYDVGMIRGAYHFARPDISDGAAQAHYFVDHGGGWSNDGKTLPGALDVEYNPYGETCYGKTAAQMVAWMASFAETYLWRTGRHPAIYTSTSWWKRCTGNSNNFWANPLWIARYNTEIGELPASWKTQTIWQFSNKGSLPGDQNWFNGTEDRVRALSIG encoded by the coding sequence ATGAGTCGCAGAGTGTGTTCGAAAGGCTGGGGGGCCGTCCTCGCGGCGGGGGTCTTGCTGCTCGCGCAGACCCCCGCCGTCGCACGGGAAGGCGGGCCCAGATACGACGGGGCCGAGGAGCACTACGCCGGTTCACAGATCGCGCTTTACGAAGGCGTCGGTGTGCCGGTCGGGCCGCTGTACGGCGGCGAAGCGCAGACGCTCGGCCACGACGTCAGTGGCCATCAGGGTGACGTCGACTGGCCCGGCGCGGCGAGGACCGGCGCGAAATTCGTCTACGTGAAGGCGACCGAGGGCACCGGCTTCGTCAATCCCCGGTTTCCCCAGCAGTACAACGGTTCCTACGACGTCGGCATGATCCGCGGCGCGTATCACTTCGCCCGCCCCGACATCTCGGACGGCGCCGCGCAGGCGCACTACTTCGTCGATCACGGCGGCGGCTGGTCCAACGACGGCAAGACGCTGCCGGGCGCGCTCGACGTCGAGTACAACCCGTACGGCGAAACCTGTTACGGCAAGACGGCCGCGCAGATGGTGGCGTGGATGGCGTCGTTCGCCGAGACCTATCTGTGGCGGACCGGGCGGCATCCGGCGATCTACACGTCGACGAGCTGGTGGAAGCGCTGTACCGGCAACAGCAACAACTTCTGGGCGAATCCGCTCTGGATCGCGCGCTACAACACGGAGATCGGCGAGCTGCCCGCGAGCTGGAAGACCCAGACCATCTGGCAGTTCTCGAACAAGGGCAGCCTGCCCGGTGACCAGAACTGGTTCAACGGCACGGAAGATCGCGTACGCGCGCTGTCTATCGGCTGA
- a CDS encoding type VII secretion system-associated protein — MAMAQRDEADRLASSPAGKRKPGKPKITEEMRANAKANPNSWLYVIDEAFDPDGPVPSWAVVGAYPVNGGGEIVEDFHPNDRYRPSPKALGFPEPRNDLEQLLQLVRTNHRPAADLPRVFLDSTLFVYALSPVQRTVIGFHNVDGQVLVPAYTAKSLVPREWPHARAVLGRDMVPLLAGHPVTLNPHDRLTAIIPSEHLDKALSDERR, encoded by the coding sequence ATGGCGATGGCGCAGCGGGACGAGGCGGATCGGTTGGCGTCGAGCCCGGCGGGCAAGCGGAAACCGGGCAAGCCGAAGATCACCGAAGAGATGCGCGCCAACGCCAAGGCCAACCCCAACAGCTGGCTTTATGTCATCGACGAGGCCTTCGACCCCGACGGCCCGGTGCCGTCCTGGGCGGTCGTCGGCGCGTACCCGGTGAACGGCGGGGGCGAGATCGTCGAGGACTTCCACCCCAACGACCGCTACCGGCCCTCGCCGAAGGCGCTCGGCTTCCCGGAGCCGCGTAACGACCTCGAGCAGCTGCTCCAGCTGGTGCGCACGAACCACCGTCCGGCCGCCGACCTGCCGCGGGTCTTCCTCGACTCGACGCTGTTCGTCTACGCCCTTTCGCCGGTGCAGCGCACGGTGATCGGCTTCCACAACGTCGACGGCCAGGTGCTCGTGCCCGCGTACACGGCCAAGTCGCTGGTCCCGCGTGAATGGCCGCACGCCCGCGCGGTGCTGGGCCGGGACATGGTCCCGCTGCTCGCCGGGCACCCCGTGACCCTCAATCCCCACGATCGGCTCACCGCGATCATCCCCTCGGAGCACCTCGACAAGGCCCTTTCGGACGAGCGCCGTTAG
- the purF gene encoding amidophosphoribosyltransferase — MVSDPSLAGQPVTDQPDPEPREECGVFGVWAPGEEVAKLTYYGLYALQHRGQEAAGISVSDGSQIVVFKDLGLVSQVFDEQVLQSLQGHIAVGHCRYSTTGATIWENAQPIFRTTATGSGLSFAHNGNLVNTAELRDRTVEAGLKPHAGLTGSSSDSDLVCGLLAANAADKGIEAAALELLPTLKGAFCLVFADESTLYAARDPHGVHPLVLGRLERGWVVASETAALDICGASFVREVEPGELIAIDAEGLRSSRFANPEPKGCVFEYVYLARPDTSIAGRSVHATRVEIGRKLAAEHPADADLVMPVPESGTPAAIGYAQGSGIPYGTGLVKNAYVGRTFIQPSQTIRQLGIRLKLNPLRDVIRGKRLVVVDDSIVRGNTQRALVRMLREAGALEVHVRIASPPVRWPCFYGIDFASRAELVANGVDLDGIRRSIGADTLGYVSLDGLVAASEQPKSRLCTACFSGEYPIALPEDAMIGKHLLESLDSVNGAAKPVSPAGYGAEDAIRRP, encoded by the coding sequence GTGGTTTCCGACCCGTCCCTCGCCGGACAGCCCGTGACCGACCAGCCCGATCCGGAACCCCGCGAGGAATGCGGTGTCTTCGGTGTCTGGGCGCCCGGAGAAGAGGTCGCGAAGCTGACCTACTACGGGCTCTACGCACTTCAGCACCGCGGCCAGGAAGCGGCCGGCATCTCGGTCTCCGACGGTTCGCAGATCGTCGTCTTCAAGGATCTCGGCCTGGTCAGCCAGGTGTTCGACGAGCAGGTCCTGCAGTCGCTGCAGGGACATATCGCCGTCGGGCACTGCCGCTACTCGACCACCGGCGCGACCATCTGGGAGAACGCGCAGCCGATCTTCCGCACCACCGCCACCGGCAGCGGACTGTCCTTCGCACACAACGGCAACCTCGTCAACACCGCCGAGCTCCGCGATCGCACTGTCGAAGCCGGGCTCAAGCCGCACGCGGGCCTGACAGGTTCGTCCAGCGACTCCGACCTGGTGTGCGGGCTGCTCGCGGCCAACGCCGCGGACAAGGGCATCGAAGCCGCCGCGCTGGAACTGCTGCCCACCCTCAAGGGCGCGTTCTGCCTGGTCTTCGCCGACGAGTCCACCTTGTACGCCGCGCGCGACCCGCACGGGGTGCACCCGCTGGTGCTCGGCAGGCTCGAACGCGGCTGGGTGGTCGCGAGCGAGACGGCCGCGCTGGACATCTGCGGCGCGTCGTTCGTCCGCGAGGTCGAGCCCGGTGAGCTCATCGCGATCGACGCGGAGGGCCTGCGCTCCTCGCGGTTCGCGAACCCCGAGCCCAAGGGCTGTGTCTTCGAGTACGTGTACCTCGCGCGCCCCGACACCTCGATCGCCGGCCGCAGCGTGCACGCGACCCGTGTCGAGATCGGCCGCAAGCTCGCCGCCGAGCATCCGGCCGACGCCGACCTGGTCATGCCGGTGCCCGAATCCGGCACCCCGGCCGCCATCGGCTACGCGCAGGGCTCCGGCATCCCCTACGGCACCGGCCTGGTGAAGAACGCCTATGTCGGCCGCACCTTCATCCAGCCGTCGCAGACCATCCGCCAGCTGGGCATCCGGCTGAAGCTGAACCCGCTGCGCGACGTCATCCGCGGCAAGCGGCTCGTCGTGGTCGACGACTCCATCGTCCGCGGCAACACCCAGCGCGCGCTCGTCCGCATGCTGCGGGAGGCGGGTGCGCTCGAGGTGCACGTCCGGATCGCGTCGCCGCCCGTCCGCTGGCCGTGTTTCTACGGGATCGACTTCGCGTCCCGCGCCGAACTGGTGGCCAACGGCGTCGACCTCGACGGCATCCGCCGCTCCATCGGAGCGGACACCTTGGGCTACGTCTCACTGGACGGGCTGGTCGCGGCTTCGGAGCAGCCGAAGTCGCGGTTGTGCACCGCT
- a CDS encoding DUF397 domain-containing protein — MAEQFDNGIPADRLTGAQWRKASYSNAIGNCVEVAPLASGEIAMRNSRFPTGPALIYTQAEMAAFLAGAKDGEFDDVLG; from the coding sequence ATGGCTGAACAGTTCGACAACGGCATCCCGGCCGATCGGCTTACCGGCGCGCAATGGCGCAAAGCCAGCTACAGCAACGCGATCGGCAACTGCGTCGAGGTGGCGCCGCTCGCGTCCGGCGAGATCGCGATGCGCAACTCGCGTTTCCCGACCGGGCCTGCGTTGATCTACACCCAGGCCGAGATGGCCGCGTTCCTCGCGGGCGCCAAGGACGGCGAATTCGATGACGTTCTCGGGTGA
- a CDS encoding SAM-dependent methyltransferase yields MGVDPTRASIARVYDAFLLGKDNYEIDREVLHKVQQAAPEAQDLATENRGFLIRACRFIASQTGITQFLDLGSGLPTAENTHQVVQRINPEIKVVYVDNDPVVLAHGRALLEENENTHFVSDDIFEPERILENPDILRHIDFTQPIALLQLGTLHHYSGPKDQPAKIMKKYIDALPSGSYVAISHFSDPEDELSEVARKMEDFFIHSPMGSGTFRTKAEIEALFHDLEMVEPGVKLCVDWWPDGPRIKELNAAQRTISGGIGRKA; encoded by the coding sequence GTGGGTGTCGACCCGACGCGGGCCAGCATCGCACGGGTGTACGACGCCTTCCTGCTCGGCAAGGACAACTACGAGATCGACCGGGAGGTCCTGCACAAGGTCCAGCAGGCGGCCCCGGAGGCTCAGGACCTGGCCACCGAGAACCGCGGCTTCCTGATCCGCGCGTGCCGGTTCATCGCCAGCCAGACGGGCATCACCCAGTTCCTCGACCTGGGATCCGGCCTGCCGACGGCCGAGAACACGCATCAGGTGGTCCAGCGGATCAACCCGGAGATCAAGGTCGTCTACGTCGACAACGACCCGGTCGTCCTCGCGCACGGGCGCGCCCTGCTCGAGGAGAACGAGAACACCCACTTCGTCTCGGACGACATCTTCGAGCCGGAGCGGATCCTGGAGAACCCGGACATCCTCCGGCACATCGACTTCACGCAGCCGATCGCGTTGCTGCAGCTCGGGACACTGCACCACTACAGTGGGCCCAAGGACCAGCCCGCCAAGATCATGAAGAAATACATCGACGCGCTGCCGTCGGGTTCGTACGTGGCGATTTCGCACTTCTCCGACCCGGAGGACGAGCTGTCCGAGGTCGCCCGCAAGATGGAGGACTTCTTCATCCACAGCCCGATGGGCTCGGGCACCTTCCGCACCAAGGCCGAGATCGAGGCGCTGTTCCACGACCTCGAAATGGTCGAGCCCGGCGTCAAGCTGTGCGTCGACTGGTGGCCGGACGGCCCGCGGATCAAGGAGCTCAACGCGGCTCAGCGGACCATCTCCGGTGGCATCGGCCGCAAGGCGTAA
- a CDS encoding helix-turn-helix domain-containing protein encodes MNAVTPSGGEQSLGPTARRMILGSQLRRMREDAGITRQEAGYSIRGSESKISRLELGRVGFKERDVADLLTMYGMTDPGERQQFLDMVKESNEPGWWRRYGDLMPSWFNDLVGLEEAAARIQVWEPLYVTGLLQTEDYARAIMSHGRKDMVNEQIDRRVVLRMRRQKMLSRPDAPRLWLVLDESVLHRPIGDREVLKGQIDYLLEMIQQPNISVQVLPFDRSGYSADSAFSLLRFAEEELPNIAYTEYLTGAHYIDKRDEIERYSRALDMLAVDAETPDRSRQMLMKRRAEI; translated from the coding sequence ATGAACGCGGTCACCCCGTCCGGCGGTGAGCAGTCCCTGGGTCCCACCGCACGGCGGATGATCCTCGGGTCTCAGCTCCGGCGGATGCGTGAGGACGCGGGCATCACGCGCCAGGAGGCCGGCTACAGCATCCGGGGTTCCGAATCGAAGATCAGCCGTCTCGAACTCGGCCGCGTCGGGTTCAAGGAACGCGACGTCGCCGATCTGCTGACCATGTACGGGATGACCGATCCCGGTGAGCGGCAGCAGTTCCTCGACATGGTCAAGGAGTCGAACGAGCCGGGTTGGTGGCGCCGCTACGGCGACCTGATGCCGAGCTGGTTCAACGACCTCGTCGGGCTCGAAGAGGCCGCGGCCCGGATCCAGGTCTGGGAGCCGCTGTACGTCACGGGCCTGCTGCAGACCGAGGACTACGCGCGGGCGATCATGAGCCACGGCCGCAAGGACATGGTCAACGAGCAGATCGACCGCCGGGTCGTGCTGCGGATGCGGCGGCAGAAGATGCTGTCCCGGCCGGACGCGCCGCGGTTGTGGCTGGTGCTCGACGAGTCGGTGCTCCACCGGCCGATCGGCGACCGCGAGGTGCTCAAGGGTCAGATCGACTACCTGCTGGAGATGATCCAGCAGCCGAACATCTCGGTCCAGGTCCTCCCGTTCGACCGGAGCGGTTACTCCGCCGACAGCGCGTTCTCGCTGCTCAGGTTCGCGGAAGAGGAACTGCCGAACATCGCCTACACCGAGTACCTGACCGGCGCGCACTACATCGACAAGCGCGACGAGATCGAGCGGTACAGCCGGGCGCTGGACATGCTCGCGGTCGACGCGGAGACGCCGGACCGCAGCCGCCAGATGCTCATGAAGCGCCGCGCGGAAATCTGA
- a CDS encoding pentapeptide repeat-containing protein has protein sequence MKRLLRSPLLWTFFVSLVLLLAVGGWLLTDPATSRSEALKTGGIAGGAIVALYALWLNDRRRRVEERRQEVERQRQELELRRADQDRDRISDERFAKAVELLGHDADQVRVGALHALAGLARGRAVYRQTVLDILCSYLRRPFEHPRYDETAKPPRDDPTLKATPEQDQELQVRQTAQRLIGELLPAADSADTPAYDLDLTGAVLEYFDLSERKVGKLLLRYAGLYSSTNLSGCVFRGPVYLTGAGASEKKRIGFFRCSEAKFEQRAWFSGVRFSEDAEFRGTTFGGETSFKDSVFVKNAVFADAKFGKTLDLHRARFESFADLGFGEPPGTVSLYNTMVEASRDHELPAGWSVDSLPDGRARLTVKDR, from the coding sequence ATGAAGCGGTTGCTCCGCTCCCCATTGCTCTGGACGTTCTTCGTCTCCCTCGTGCTGCTGCTCGCTGTGGGCGGCTGGTTGCTGACCGATCCGGCGACCAGCCGCAGCGAGGCGTTGAAGACCGGCGGCATCGCCGGGGGTGCCATTGTCGCGCTGTACGCGTTGTGGCTCAACGACAGGCGGCGCCGGGTCGAGGAGCGGCGGCAGGAGGTCGAACGGCAGCGGCAGGAACTCGAACTGCGGCGGGCCGACCAGGACCGGGACCGGATCTCGGACGAGAGGTTCGCGAAGGCCGTCGAACTGCTCGGGCACGACGCCGACCAGGTGCGGGTGGGGGCCCTGCACGCGCTGGCCGGGCTGGCCCGCGGTCGGGCGGTGTACCGGCAGACCGTGCTGGACATCCTGTGCTCGTACCTGAGGCGGCCGTTCGAGCATCCGCGGTACGACGAAACCGCGAAACCGCCCAGGGACGACCCGACCCTGAAGGCGACCCCGGAGCAGGACCAGGAACTCCAGGTGCGGCAGACCGCGCAGCGCCTCATCGGGGAACTGCTCCCGGCGGCGGATTCCGCGGACACACCCGCGTACGACCTCGACCTGACCGGGGCGGTGCTCGAGTATTTCGACCTGTCGGAACGGAAAGTCGGCAAGCTGCTGCTCCGGTACGCCGGGCTGTACAGCAGCACCAACCTGTCCGGCTGCGTGTTCCGCGGACCGGTGTACCTGACCGGCGCGGGAGCGAGCGAGAAGAAACGGATCGGCTTCTTCCGGTGCAGTGAAGCCAAGTTCGAGCAGCGGGCGTGGTTCAGCGGGGTGCGATTCTCCGAGGACGCCGAGTTCCGCGGCACGACCTTCGGGGGCGAGACCTCCTTCAAGGACAGCGTTTTCGTGAAGAACGCCGTGTTCGCCGACGCGAAATTCGGGAAGACGCTGGATCTGCATCGCGCGCGGTTCGAGAGCTTCGCGGATCTGGGTTTCGGTGAACCGCCCGGCACGGTGTCGCTGTACAACACGATGGTCGAAGCGTCGAGGGATCACGAACTCCCGGCGGGCTGGTCCGTCGACTCCTTGCCCGACGGCCGGGCCCGGCTCACGGTGAAGGACCGATGA